A genomic window from Acetobacteroides hydrogenigenes includes:
- a CDS encoding class I SAM-dependent methyltransferase codes for MTMLLLEPQSWKDYELIDSGNFEKLERFGSYVVARPEPQAVWNKSLSDAEWERMANAYFKKDKGQKSGQDERGTWIKKKGMPEQWVVSYHYQNMALKMRLGLTSFKHVGLFPEQGENWNYINRVVKKMKTPQPKVLNLFAYTGGASIAAKASGADVTHVDSVKQVVTWSRENMELSGLNNIRWIVDDALKFVRREVKRGNKYNGIILDPPAYGRGPDGERWILEDNILELIQCCREMLDPEEGFLVLNLYSMGFSAIIAETLIHQTFGKDINLEMGELYLNDRFDKKLPLGVFCRFTNF; via the coding sequence ATGACAATGCTACTTCTCGAACCCCAAAGCTGGAAAGACTACGAGCTCATCGACTCGGGCAACTTCGAAAAGCTCGAGCGCTTCGGCAGCTACGTGGTGGCGCGCCCCGAACCTCAGGCCGTATGGAACAAATCGCTGTCCGATGCCGAGTGGGAGCGCATGGCCAACGCCTACTTTAAGAAGGATAAGGGGCAGAAGAGCGGTCAGGACGAACGGGGTACTTGGATCAAGAAAAAGGGAATGCCCGAGCAGTGGGTGGTTTCGTACCACTACCAAAACATGGCGCTAAAGATGCGCCTTGGGCTTACCTCGTTTAAGCACGTTGGATTATTCCCCGAGCAGGGCGAGAACTGGAACTACATCAACAGGGTTGTCAAAAAGATGAAGACACCCCAGCCTAAGGTGCTCAACCTTTTTGCCTATACGGGTGGCGCATCCATTGCGGCCAAGGCCTCGGGGGCCGATGTTACCCACGTCGACTCGGTGAAGCAGGTGGTTACCTGGAGCCGCGAGAATATGGAGCTGAGCGGCCTCAACAACATCCGCTGGATTGTTGACGATGCGCTGAAGTTCGTACGCCGAGAGGTGAAGCGCGGCAACAAGTACAACGGCATCATCCTCGATCCACCCGCTTACGGACGTGGACCAGATGGAGAGCGCTGGATTCTGGAGGATAATATTCTGGAGTTGATCCAATGCTGCCGCGAGATGCTCGATCCCGAGGAGGGTTTCTTAGTGCTCAACCTCTACTCTATGGGCTTCTCGGCCATCATCGCTGAAACGCTCATTCATCAAACTTTCGGTAAGGATATTAACCTCGAAATGGGCGAGCTCTACCTCAACGACCGCTTCGACAAAAAGCTACCGCTGGGGGTATTCTGTAGGTTTACCAACTTCTAA
- a CDS encoding DUF6377 domain-containing protein, with protein sequence MKRFLTLLLLVLPCYLFAQKGSNDSLMRDLDLLVGQRNRYAEVKEQRLLMLKHKLQATSDVSDRFSISHNLFREYQSYNYDSAYSYIERAKGFARELRQPALVSYCKIGQSFVFLSSGLFKEALDTLESISVQTLPDSIRLEYYGVIARAYSDLADYAKGGSLSDLYLQRSNGYLRKAFDLAALETYDRWLNEGVLLIRSGKWLQAQRLFEYSIAHRTLTHQQMGVAASCLSYVYRMQGNLEKETEWLIRAAIADIKGSTHETVALRDLATLLFKQGDVERAYRFITVAMDDARRYNARQRKVELAAIMPIIESERMAMVEQQRRNLVWFAVVVSLLAMVVVAFAVIIYRQLRRIRKVKELLQETNLQLEHINKSLEDANRIKDEYIGYFFNANSEYIARIEAFQKSIHRKVVARQFDDLSAILKSNDLKKERESLFESFDRIFLKLFPSFVEEFNALFREEDRISPKSGELLSPEMRIFALMRLGIKDNEKIAKFLDYSMSTIYTYKTKIKSKSIDRDHFEERIMQIRTPL encoded by the coding sequence ATGAAAAGATTCCTAACGCTTCTGCTGCTTGTTTTGCCTTGCTACCTGTTTGCTCAAAAGGGTAGTAATGATAGCCTAATGCGTGATTTGGACCTGCTGGTTGGTCAGCGGAATCGCTACGCAGAGGTTAAGGAGCAGCGTTTGCTGATGCTGAAGCATAAGCTGCAGGCTACTTCGGATGTTAGCGATAGGTTTTCGATTAGCCATAATCTTTTTAGGGAATACCAATCGTACAACTACGACTCGGCATACAGCTACATCGAGCGGGCAAAGGGCTTTGCGCGAGAGCTGCGGCAGCCCGCACTGGTATCGTACTGCAAGATTGGGCAGAGCTTCGTTTTTCTCTCTTCAGGTCTGTTTAAGGAGGCTCTGGATACGCTCGAAAGCATCAGCGTGCAAACCCTTCCCGATTCTATTCGGCTCGAATACTATGGGGTTATCGCCAGAGCCTATTCCGATTTGGCCGACTATGCCAAGGGTGGTAGCCTATCCGACCTCTACCTGCAAAGGAGTAACGGTTATCTTCGAAAAGCCTTCGATTTGGCAGCGCTAGAAACCTACGACCGTTGGTTGAATGAGGGCGTTCTGCTGATACGATCGGGCAAATGGCTTCAGGCTCAACGCTTGTTCGAGTATTCGATTGCCCACAGAACGCTTACGCATCAGCAGATGGGCGTTGCGGCTTCGTGCCTAAGCTATGTTTATCGGATGCAGGGCAACCTCGAGAAGGAGACGGAGTGGCTGATACGTGCCGCCATTGCCGATATTAAGGGATCGACCCACGAAACGGTGGCGCTGCGCGATTTGGCTACGCTTCTGTTCAAGCAGGGAGATGTCGAACGGGCGTACCGTTTTATTACGGTAGCTATGGATGATGCCCGGCGGTACAACGCCCGCCAGCGAAAGGTGGAGCTGGCCGCCATTATGCCCATTATCGAGAGCGAAAGGATGGCCATGGTGGAGCAGCAGCGGCGTAACCTTGTTTGGTTTGCTGTTGTGGTGAGCCTTCTGGCAATGGTGGTGGTGGCTTTTGCCGTTATCATCTACCGGCAGCTACGCCGAATACGAAAAGTTAAGGAGCTGTTGCAGGAAACGAACCTACAGCTGGAGCACATCAACAAGAGCCTCGAGGATGCCAACCGTATCAAGGATGAGTATATTGGCTACTTCTTTAACGCCAACTCGGAGTACATAGCCCGGATTGAAGCCTTCCAAAAGTCGATTCACCGCAAGGTGGTGGCACGTCAGTTCGACGATTTGTCCGCTATCCTTAAGAGCAACGATCTGAAGAAGGAGCGGGAATCGCTGTTCGAGAGCTTCGACCGGATATTCCTAAAGCTCTTCCCCAGCTTCGTCGAGGAGTTTAACGCCCTATTTAGGGAGGAGGATCGCATCAGCCCCAAAAGCGGCGAGTTGCTTAGTCCCGAGATGCGGATTTTCGCCCTGATGCGCCTGGGCATTAAGGACAACGAGAAGATCGCAAAGTTTCTGGACTACTCGATGAGCACCATCTACACCTACAAAACCAAGATCAAGAGCAAATCCATCGATCGCGACCACTTCGAGGAACGCATCATGCAGATCAGAACGCCTCTATAG
- a CDS encoding Gfo/Idh/MocA family protein: MDTVRWGIIGCGNVCEVKSGPAFYKVENSRLVAVMRRDVAKAADFAQRHNVPKWYSSAEELLADAQIDAVYIATPPNTHKDYALMALKAGKAVYVEKPMALTYDECMEMVRASEEACKPIFVAHYRRGLPYFIKVKELVENGAVGKPLTVRVELLKSPRETDINASNHTWRVKPEVAGGGYLLDLAPHTIDILDFILGKIVDVQGYAANLGGFYAAEDTVSASFQFESGALGTALWSFVAAPEAEVDTVEIVGTKGKITFSTFKFTPIEYVGERGAETFDIAPPQHIQQPLIQTIVDELLGKGNCPSKGEVAARPNWFFDKIFGRIK, translated from the coding sequence ATGGATACTGTTCGTTGGGGCATAATTGGGTGCGGAAATGTTTGTGAGGTAAAAAGTGGTCCCGCTTTCTACAAGGTGGAAAATTCGAGGCTGGTTGCTGTTATGAGGCGCGATGTGGCAAAAGCTGCAGACTTTGCCCAACGGCACAACGTTCCCAAATGGTACAGCAGCGCAGAGGAGCTGCTTGCCGATGCTCAAATCGATGCAGTTTACATTGCTACACCGCCAAATACGCATAAGGATTATGCGCTTATGGCCCTTAAAGCCGGAAAGGCGGTATATGTCGAGAAGCCGATGGCGCTTACATACGACGAGTGCATGGAAATGGTAAGAGCTTCGGAGGAGGCCTGTAAACCGATTTTCGTTGCCCATTACCGCAGGGGATTGCCCTACTTTATCAAGGTAAAGGAACTAGTCGAAAACGGAGCAGTTGGGAAACCGCTTACAGTTCGTGTTGAACTGCTTAAATCACCCCGTGAAACGGATATCAATGCCTCTAACCATACCTGGCGCGTAAAGCCGGAGGTTGCCGGGGGTGGGTATTTACTCGATTTGGCTCCCCATACCATCGACATCCTCGATTTTATTTTGGGAAAGATTGTCGATGTACAAGGTTATGCTGCAAATCTAGGTGGTTTTTATGCTGCCGAGGATACGGTCTCCGCATCGTTTCAGTTTGAGAGTGGTGCGCTTGGAACTGCCCTCTGGAGCTTTGTGGCTGCGCCAGAAGCAGAGGTAGACACGGTAGAAATCGTAGGCACCAAGGGTAAGATTACTTTTTCTACCTTCAAGTTTACGCCTATCGAATATGTTGGAGAGCGAGGTGCAGAAACCTTTGATATTGCACCTCCACAGCATATTCAGCAACCCTTAATCCAAACCATCGTAGATGAGCTCTTAGGAAAAGGCAATTGCCCCTCAAAGGGCGAAGTTGCAGCACGTCCTAACTGGTTTTTCGATAAGATATTTGGAAGAATAAAGTAA
- a CDS encoding DUF5329 family protein, producing MSIKTMFIAAIGLFAVLLANPAKAQVKLTENQKIELLIQSVQQLKGAQFYRNGSYYDAAKAAEHLRMKWGKAGSRVKTAQDFIEVVGSKSYLSGEEYHIKLSDGRKVATKAFFTQKLKEITASKG from the coding sequence ATGAGTATAAAAACGATGTTTATTGCTGCAATCGGTCTATTTGCTGTGCTGCTGGCAAATCCTGCGAAGGCGCAAGTTAAGCTTACGGAAAATCAGAAAATAGAGCTGCTAATCCAGTCCGTTCAGCAGCTAAAGGGCGCGCAGTTCTACCGCAACGGCTCGTACTACGATGCCGCAAAAGCAGCCGAGCACCTCCGCATGAAGTGGGGAAAGGCCGGTAGCCGGGTGAAAACGGCTCAAGACTTTATCGAGGTAGTTGGCTCCAAGTCGTACCTCAGCGGCGAGGAGTACCATATAAAGCTTTCCGATGGGCGAAAGGTTGCCACCAAGGCGTTCTTTACCCAGAAGCTTAAGGAAATAACGGCTTCGAAAGGCTAG
- a CDS encoding helix-turn-helix domain-containing protein, which yields MIKLNIERMIRMRGHGNPLHYLQEQGFSYRACYIMLKGSVTLVKFNQLEHLCRLLHCTPNDLLEWTPKEETPEELSLPLAKLLRRGTYSPLVGAIQGIPPSKLDKALELLKKLGEEE from the coding sequence ATGATAAAGCTTAATATCGAACGGATGATTCGGATGCGGGGCCACGGCAACCCGCTCCATTACCTGCAAGAGCAGGGGTTTTCCTACCGAGCATGCTACATCATGCTTAAAGGATCGGTAACGCTGGTAAAGTTTAACCAGCTCGAACACCTGTGCCGCCTGCTGCACTGCACCCCCAACGACCTGTTGGAGTGGACCCCAAAAGAGGAGACTCCCGAGGAGCTGTCGCTGCCGCTGGCCAAGCTCCTCCGAAGGGGTACCTACAGTCCTCTAGTAGGCGCCATTCAGGGCATCCCGCCCAGCAAACTCGACAAGGCGCTGGAGCTGCTCAAGAAGCTTGGCGAGGAGGAGTAA
- a CDS encoding carboxymuconolactone decarboxylase family protein: MNKMNPKVKEFREYREKMNEKILSKNNLVIKRIYNIDTNTYQEGALSTREKELMGLVASMVLRCDDCVKYHLETCYNIGLNTDQIMEAFSVANLVGGTIVIPHTRRALEYWEALQEE; encoded by the coding sequence ATGAACAAGATGAATCCGAAGGTTAAAGAATTTAGAGAGTACCGTGAAAAGATGAACGAGAAGATCCTTTCTAAAAACAATCTCGTTATTAAACGCATCTACAACATCGACACCAACACCTACCAAGAGGGTGCTTTATCTACCCGCGAAAAGGAGTTAATGGGCCTTGTTGCTTCTATGGTGCTCCGCTGCGACGACTGTGTGAAGTACCACCTCGAAACTTGTTACAACATTGGCCTAAATACCGATCAAATAATGGAGGCCTTTTCTGTTGCCAACCTCGTAGGCGGAACCATCGTAATCCCTCACACCCGCCGAGCCCTCGAGTACTGGGAAGCGTTGCAGGAAGAGTAG
- a CDS encoding RsmB/NOP family class I SAM-dependent RNA methyltransferase, translating into MKEKQLTNLLAAVVRQVATEDVYLDRALRDIFKDKKVVDPNIRRALSLYAPFVFRNWYALGGGSGESIISIVNKALEIPVERIDGDNVTPESPDFPQWFIDLSKEELGGSWEQELIAFASRPKRYIRTNTMKVSTRNLVDELRQQMVVVRNVPDFPDALEVAGGKEIFGTVPFKAGLLEVQDISSQQVAPFLLKDYKGSGLVVDACAGNGGKSLHIGTLMGNKGRIISMDLYPQKLEELKRRALKAGISNIETRLIDTTKVVKRMYDKVDFLLLDVPCSGTGVFRRNPESKLRMTPESIENVKQQQADILSRYSKMVKPGGVLVYATCSILNSENRGQVDAFLSARPEFTLEEDRAIMPSSGGDGFYMARLRRK; encoded by the coding sequence ATGAAGGAAAAGCAGCTGACAAACCTATTGGCCGCAGTGGTTAGGCAGGTCGCTACTGAGGATGTCTACCTCGATAGGGCTTTGCGCGATATTTTTAAGGACAAGAAGGTTGTCGATCCCAATATTCGTCGGGCGTTGAGCCTGTATGCGCCATTCGTATTCCGTAACTGGTATGCGTTGGGTGGTGGCAGCGGAGAGAGCATCATCAGCATCGTAAACAAGGCTCTTGAAATACCTGTCGAGCGTATTGATGGAGACAATGTTACCCCAGAGTCTCCAGACTTTCCCCAGTGGTTTATCGATTTGTCCAAAGAAGAACTTGGAGGCAGCTGGGAGCAGGAACTAATTGCCTTTGCGTCTCGCCCTAAGCGGTACATCCGCACCAACACGATGAAAGTTTCCACCCGCAACCTTGTTGATGAGCTGCGCCAACAAATGGTGGTGGTTCGTAACGTACCAGACTTTCCAGATGCGTTGGAGGTTGCCGGAGGAAAGGAGATTTTCGGAACGGTTCCTTTTAAGGCAGGGTTGCTGGAGGTACAGGATATCTCGTCGCAGCAGGTGGCGCCATTCCTTTTGAAGGATTACAAAGGCTCTGGATTGGTGGTTGACGCCTGTGCCGGAAACGGCGGCAAGTCGCTGCACATCGGCACGCTGATGGGTAACAAGGGGCGCATCATTTCGATGGATCTTTATCCGCAAAAGCTCGAGGAACTGAAGCGTCGCGCCCTAAAAGCTGGCATCTCCAACATCGAAACGAGGCTTATCGATACCACCAAGGTGGTTAAGCGCATGTACGACAAGGTCGACTTCCTTTTGCTCGATGTTCCCTGCTCGGGAACAGGAGTCTTTCGTCGCAACCCCGAGTCGAAGCTGCGAATGACGCCTGAAAGCATAGAGAACGTGAAGCAGCAGCAGGCTGATATCCTCAGCCGCTACTCGAAAATGGTTAAGCCTGGTGGCGTGCTGGTTTACGCAACCTGCAGCATCCTAAACTCCGAGAATAGGGGACAGGTGGATGCATTCCTTTCAGCTCGACCCGAATTTACGTTAGAGGAAGATCGCGCAATTATGCCATCCTCCGGTGGTGATGGGTTCTACATGGCGCGTTTGAGAAGGAAATAA
- a CDS encoding GNAT family N-acetyltransferase, with protein MIRKATKREVVRLMEIVRAASASMSATGIDQWDEVYPNADVLKRDIAEGNLYVLEENKIVQGMVVLNDFQDKEYAEICWKYTNGKQLVVHRLCVHPDFQGMGVAKGLMAFAEAHARKNGYASIRLDSFTQNPTSEGLYTKLGYRKAGTVTFRKGVFYCFEKDVTCEQL; from the coding sequence ATGATTAGAAAGGCAACCAAACGCGAAGTGGTTAGGCTGATGGAAATCGTTAGGGCCGCATCTGCTTCGATGTCGGCAACGGGCATCGATCAGTGGGATGAGGTTTACCCCAATGCTGATGTCCTGAAACGGGATATCGCCGAAGGCAACCTATACGTTCTCGAAGAAAATAAGATCGTACAGGGAATGGTTGTGCTCAATGATTTTCAGGATAAGGAGTACGCCGAAATCTGCTGGAAATACACCAATGGCAAGCAGCTGGTGGTGCACCGGCTATGCGTTCATCCCGACTTTCAGGGGATGGGGGTTGCTAAAGGGCTTATGGCGTTTGCCGAGGCTCATGCTCGGAAGAATGGATATGCATCAATACGCCTAGATAGCTTTACGCAAAATCCAACCTCCGAAGGTCTGTACACCAAGTTAGGCTATCGAAAGGCCGGAACCGTAACCTTTCGAAAGGGTGTTTTTTACTGCTTCGAAAAGGATGTAACTTGCGAGCAGCTTTAA
- a CDS encoding glycoside hydrolase family 97 protein has translation MKRIYTLAVALLLLCQTGLVLGAEATLRAKSPNGRVQVSFVLQKGTATYSLTRNGKEVIAPSSLGFTFRNMPEMKGNLAVVGSSSRSINEKWEQPWGERRWITNSCGELVVKLREKSGLKRAINVTFRVFDDGLGFRYTFPKQPNIDSLIIASEETEFSLPTADKAWWTPVHGDNSYYESIPRHTAIAAIDTVNTPATIETRDGLYLAIHEANLTDYASMTLLNVGKGKLRSELVPWSNGVKVYAKAPFSTPWRTVIVADKPGDLITSNIMLNLNEPCKLKDISWVKPAKYIGVWWGMHINKYTWGQGSKHGATTKIVKEYIDFAAANGFAGVLVEGWNEGWDYDWSKEGYRFSFTKAYPDFDLPEICRYAASKNVKLIGHHETGGFAANYEKQLEDAFKLYQQNGVSCIKTGYVNKYIDGKEWHDSQYGIRHYRKVFEEAARYRIMIDNHEPVKPTGLCRTYPNFMTQEGGRGQEYDAWSMDGGNPPSYTTVIPFTRMLAGPFDFTPGTFNFENTGLKGTRVQTTLAKQLAMMVVIYSPLQMASDLPESYEGNPAFQFIKDVPCDWEETQVLNGEIGQYITIARKDRNAEGWYIGSITNEQERTLAIPLSFLAKGKKYTAQVYADGADADWKSNPTSIAITAQQVDAQSTLTLKLAKGGGAAVRIVPVK, from the coding sequence ATGAAAAGAATATACACGCTAGCGGTTGCACTCCTGCTGCTCTGCCAGACAGGGCTGGTGCTGGGCGCTGAGGCAACCCTCCGGGCAAAATCGCCAAACGGCAGGGTGCAGGTTAGCTTTGTCCTTCAAAAGGGAACGGCAACCTACTCGCTTACCCGCAACGGCAAGGAGGTTATTGCGCCATCGTCGTTAGGATTTACCTTTAGGAATATGCCCGAGATGAAGGGCAACCTTGCCGTTGTTGGCAGCAGCAGCCGAAGCATCAACGAGAAGTGGGAGCAACCCTGGGGCGAGCGCCGCTGGATAACGAATAGCTGCGGCGAACTGGTGGTGAAGCTTCGCGAGAAGTCGGGGCTTAAGCGCGCCATCAACGTTACCTTCCGCGTATTCGACGATGGGTTGGGCTTCCGCTACACCTTCCCCAAGCAGCCCAACATCGATAGCCTGATTATCGCCAGCGAGGAGACCGAATTCAGCCTTCCTACGGCCGATAAGGCTTGGTGGACTCCCGTTCATGGCGACAACAGCTACTACGAGAGCATCCCCCGCCATACCGCCATCGCGGCCATCGACACGGTAAATACGCCTGCCACCATCGAAACTAGGGATGGGCTGTACCTGGCCATCCACGAGGCCAACCTTACCGACTACGCCTCGATGACCCTGCTGAATGTGGGCAAGGGCAAGCTCCGCAGCGAGCTGGTGCCCTGGAGCAACGGCGTTAAGGTGTACGCCAAGGCGCCATTCTCAACGCCATGGCGCACGGTGATCGTGGCCGATAAGCCCGGCGACCTCATCACCTCCAACATCATGCTAAACCTTAACGAACCCTGCAAGCTAAAGGATATCTCGTGGGTTAAGCCTGCCAAGTACATCGGCGTTTGGTGGGGCATGCACATCAACAAGTACACCTGGGGGCAAGGCTCTAAACACGGGGCAACCACCAAGATCGTGAAGGAGTACATCGACTTTGCCGCCGCCAACGGCTTTGCGGGCGTACTGGTTGAGGGATGGAACGAAGGCTGGGACTACGACTGGTCGAAGGAGGGCTACCGCTTTAGCTTCACCAAGGCCTACCCCGATTTCGATCTTCCTGAGATATGCCGATATGCCGCATCGAAGAATGTTAAGCTCATCGGCCACCACGAAACCGGAGGCTTTGCCGCCAACTACGAGAAGCAGCTCGAGGATGCCTTTAAGCTGTACCAGCAGAACGGCGTAAGCTGCATTAAAACCGGCTACGTGAACAAGTATATCGACGGCAAGGAGTGGCACGACAGCCAGTACGGCATCCGCCACTACCGTAAGGTGTTCGAGGAGGCGGCCCGCTACCGCATCATGATCGACAACCACGAGCCCGTGAAGCCCACCGGCCTCTGCCGCACCTACCCCAACTTTATGACCCAGGAGGGTGGCCGCGGTCAGGAGTACGACGCCTGGTCGATGGACGGAGGAAATCCCCCATCGTACACCACCGTAATCCCATTTACCCGCATGCTGGCCGGACCGTTCGACTTCACCCCCGGCACCTTCAACTTCGAGAATACCGGACTTAAGGGAACGCGCGTGCAAACCACCCTTGCCAAGCAGCTCGCCATGATGGTGGTAATTTACAGTCCACTTCAGATGGCCTCCGACCTTCCCGAGAGCTACGAGGGCAACCCCGCCTTCCAGTTCATCAAGGATGTGCCCTGCGACTGGGAGGAGACCCAAGTGCTCAACGGCGAAATCGGCCAGTACATCACCATCGCCCGTAAGGACCGCAACGCCGAGGGGTGGTACATCGGCTCGATAACCAACGAGCAGGAGCGCACGCTCGCCATCCCGCTATCGTTCCTAGCTAAGGGAAAGAAGTACACCGCCCAAGTTTATGCCGATGGCGCCGATGCCGACTGGAAGAGCAACCCAACGTCGATTGCCATCACCGCGCAGCAGGTAGATGCCCAATCGACCCTTACCCTAAAGCTGGCAAAGGGCGGTGGAGCAGCTGTGCGCATCGTTCCGGTAAAGTAG